In the Brucella anthropi ATCC 49188 genome, one interval contains:
- a CDS encoding N-acetylmuramoyl-L-alanine amidase gives MSSVREIESELLRELALDRPDFAGATLDPSPNFGPRRDGKVPAFLILHYTGLATAEEAVQVLKSPDMEVSAHYLVHEDGRIVQMVSEKARAWHAGKSFWKGETDINSASIGIEIVNPGNLEDYPPFKDAQIDAVIRLCRDICERYTIKPENILAHSDIAPSRKTDPGHNFPWKRLHEAGIGHYIEPTSIRGGRFLARGENGQPVEALQSMLALYGYEIAITGVFDEGTETVIKAFQRHFRTQNVDGVADVSTIDTLYRLIFSLQNVTA, from the coding sequence ATGAGCAGCGTGCGCGAAATCGAGAGCGAGTTGTTGCGGGAGCTGGCGCTTGACCGGCCCGATTTTGCCGGTGCAACGCTTGATCCGTCACCCAATTTCGGTCCGCGTCGCGACGGCAAGGTGCCCGCCTTTCTCATTCTCCATTATACCGGTCTGGCGACTGCCGAAGAGGCCGTGCAGGTTCTTAAATCGCCAGATATGGAAGTTTCCGCGCATTACCTTGTCCATGAAGACGGGCGGATCGTGCAGATGGTTTCGGAAAAGGCCCGTGCCTGGCATGCGGGCAAGAGCTTCTGGAAGGGCGAAACGGACATCAATTCGGCCTCCATCGGCATTGAGATCGTCAATCCGGGTAATCTTGAAGACTATCCGCCGTTCAAGGATGCGCAGATCGATGCGGTCATCCGCCTCTGCCGCGATATATGCGAGCGTTATACCATCAAGCCGGAAAATATTCTGGCCCACTCCGATATTGCACCTTCGCGCAAGACAGACCCGGGCCATAACTTCCCCTGGAAGCGGCTCCACGAGGCGGGTATCGGCCACTATATCGAGCCGACGTCGATCCGCGGCGGGCGGTTTCTGGCACGTGGCGAAAACGGCCAGCCGGTCGAGGCGTTGCAATCCATGCTGGCACTTTATGGCTACGAAATCGCCATCACTGGTGTCTTCGATGAAGGCACCGAGACTGTGATTAAGGCCTTTCAGCGACATTTTCGGACACAAAATGTGGACGGGGTGGCTGATGTATCTACTATAGATACCCTCTACAGGCTAATTTTTTCCCTGCAGAATGTTACCGCCTGA
- a CDS encoding lytic transglycosylase domain-containing protein, which translates to MKIKFVVVCALVGAMSSFGLNPALSAPSTEPTNLAALLKARQQNKTAEAEKPTKAPKKASVVSRRAAPTAKNSTGKGSAAKRSQSKDTTARNAKSGGAYSSIINRYASTYGVPSALAHAVVRHESNFQPNVRGKAGEIGLMQIKLSTARGLGYTGSAKGLYEPSTNIQFGMKYLAQAQKLGGGSTCGTILKYNAGHGAKRMNPTSAKYCSSVKAYMRAL; encoded by the coding sequence ATGAAAATTAAATTTGTTGTTGTTTGCGCCCTTGTTGGCGCGATGAGTTCGTTTGGCCTGAATCCAGCACTGAGTGCCCCTTCAACTGAACCGACCAACCTCGCAGCTCTCCTCAAGGCACGCCAGCAGAACAAGACTGCCGAGGCGGAAAAGCCAACCAAAGCGCCGAAGAAGGCATCGGTCGTCAGCCGCCGTGCGGCTCCGACTGCCAAGAATTCTACGGGCAAGGGTTCTGCTGCTAAGCGTTCGCAGTCGAAGGACACGACTGCCCGTAACGCCAAGAGCGGCGGCGCTTATTCAAGCATCATCAATCGTTACGCATCGACCTATGGCGTGCCTTCCGCACTTGCCCATGCGGTTGTGCGTCACGAAAGCAATTTCCAGCCGAATGTGCGTGGCAAGGCCGGTGAAATCGGCCTGATGCAGATCAAGCTCTCGACCGCACGTGGCCTCGGCTACACGGGTTCAGCCAAGGGTCTCTATGAGCCTTCCACGAACATCCAGTTCGGCATGAAGTATCTGGCCCAGGCGCAGAAGCTCGGCGGCGGCAGCACTTGCGGCACGATCCTGAAGTACAATGCCGGTCACGGCGCAAAGCGTATGAACCCGACCTCGGCGAAATATTGCAGCTCGGTCAAGGCCTATATGCGCGCGCTCTGA
- a CDS encoding J domain-containing protein produces the protein MSIWVRIGEFVTYVASNAITGVIEAVRTVFEGDADTRRRVAFSIAMIALSAKMAKADGVVTQDEIRAFQDIFAVPKEETAHVARLYDLAKQDVAGYESYARQLAGLCSEGQPDCHLLEDILDGLFHIATADGYVHEKEMAFLAGVADIFGYDEVAFDRISIRHVQRGADDPYAILGLERGVSFEMARKRYRSLVKEHHPDRLVAEGLPLEFITIANRRLAAINAAWASIEKNLEAA, from the coding sequence ATGTCGATTTGGGTTCGCATCGGTGAGTTTGTCACTTACGTGGCGTCGAATGCCATTACTGGCGTTATCGAAGCCGTGCGCACCGTTTTCGAAGGTGACGCCGATACACGGCGCCGGGTGGCCTTCTCCATTGCGATGATCGCGCTTTCAGCCAAGATGGCCAAGGCCGACGGGGTCGTCACACAGGACGAAATCCGCGCCTTTCAGGATATATTCGCCGTGCCGAAGGAAGAGACGGCGCATGTTGCGCGGCTCTACGATCTCGCCAAGCAGGATGTCGCTGGCTATGAATCCTATGCGCGTCAGCTCGCCGGATTGTGTAGTGAAGGACAACCCGATTGCCATCTGCTTGAGGATATCCTCGACGGTCTTTTTCATATAGCCACCGCTGACGGCTATGTGCATGAAAAAGAGATGGCCTTCCTTGCAGGCGTTGCGGATATTTTCGGCTATGATGAAGTCGCTTTCGATCGTATCTCGATCCGGCATGTCCAGCGCGGTGCTGACGATCCTTATGCCATTCTGGGGCTGGAGCGCGGCGTTTCCTTCGAGATGGCCCGCAAGCGCTATCGTTCGCTGGTCAAGGAACATCATCCGGACCGGCTGGTGGCAGAGGGCTTGCCGCTTGAATTCATAACCATTGCCAACAGGCGTCTGGCAGCGATAAACGCTGCCTGGGCAAGCATTGAGAAGAATCTGGAGGCTGCATGA
- a CDS encoding Nramp family divalent metal transporter: MAPHGAGPSGAGEVTFEGWRRDRGEASMSDVHRSIRVNRSGSKFRRALSFFGPGYLVAVGYMDPGNWATSLAGGSRFGYTLLSVVLLSNLMAVLLQALCARLAVATGRDLAQACRDAYPRFLAWPLWFLAELAICATDLAEVIGTAIGLNLLFGIPLEIGVIITAADVLLVLYLQNKGFRRVEALIITLLGVIALCFLIQILMAQPQWGAVIKGFAPTTDIIRNPDMLYIALGIIGATVMPHNLYLHSGIIQTRDYGHTTAEKREAIRFATWDSTIALTFALLVNASILILAAASFNATGNTAVEDLDKAHALLNPLLGSALAPTLFAIALLCCGLNSTITATMAGQIVMEGFIDIRLKPWLRRAITRFVAIVPAAVVTIMYGSQGTTELLILSQVVLSLQLPFAVIPLVMFTAEKKKMGSLVAPRWVTLLAAITAAIIVVLNMKLIYDFLSGVPI; encoded by the coding sequence ATGGCACCCCATGGAGCAGGCCCCTCCGGCGCTGGCGAAGTAACATTTGAAGGCTGGCGACGTGATCGCGGCGAAGCATCCATGTCCGATGTCCACCGCTCGATCCGAGTCAATCGTTCAGGTTCAAAGTTCCGTCGCGCACTTTCCTTCTTCGGTCCCGGCTATCTGGTAGCCGTTGGCTATATGGACCCCGGCAATTGGGCCACCTCGCTCGCTGGTGGCTCTCGCTTCGGCTATACGTTGCTATCCGTTGTGCTGCTGTCCAATCTTATGGCCGTGCTCCTGCAGGCGCTTTGCGCACGTCTTGCCGTCGCAACCGGCCGCGATCTGGCACAGGCTTGCCGCGATGCCTATCCGCGCTTTCTCGCATGGCCGCTCTGGTTCCTGGCCGAACTGGCAATCTGCGCCACCGATCTGGCGGAAGTCATCGGCACCGCCATCGGCCTCAACCTGCTCTTCGGCATTCCGCTGGAAATCGGTGTCATCATCACTGCTGCCGATGTGCTTCTGGTTCTTTATCTCCAGAACAAGGGATTTCGCCGTGTCGAGGCGCTCATCATCACCCTTCTGGGCGTGATTGCGCTCTGCTTCCTTATTCAGATTCTGATGGCGCAGCCGCAATGGGGCGCAGTCATCAAGGGCTTTGCGCCAACAACCGACATCATCCGCAATCCGGACATGCTTTATATCGCCCTTGGTATCATCGGCGCCACGGTCATGCCGCATAATCTCTATCTGCATTCGGGCATCATCCAGACACGCGATTACGGCCACACGACCGCTGAAAAGCGCGAAGCCATACGCTTTGCGACATGGGATTCCACCATTGCGCTGACATTCGCGCTGCTGGTCAATGCATCAATCCTGATCCTGGCTGCTGCAAGCTTCAACGCCACCGGCAATACTGCGGTCGAAGATCTCGACAAGGCCCATGCTCTTTTGAACCCGCTGCTGGGATCAGCCCTTGCGCCAACGCTTTTTGCGATTGCGCTTCTGTGCTGTGGCCTGAACTCGACCATCACCGCGACGATGGCCGGACAGATCGTCATGGAAGGCTTCATCGATATTCGCCTGAAGCCGTGGCTGCGCCGTGCGATCACCCGCTTCGTGGCCATTGTTCCCGCTGCCGTCGTGACGATCATGTACGGTTCGCAGGGAACGACAGAGCTTCTGATCCTGTCTCAGGTCGTGTTGAGCCTTCAGCTACCCTTTGCCGTCATTCCACTCGTGATGTTCACGGCGGAGAAAAAGAAGATGGGATCGCTGGTCGCGCCGCGCTGGGTGACGTTGCTTGCTGCCATTACCGCTGCAATCATCGTCGTGCTGAATATGAAGCTGATCTACGATTTCCTGTCCGGCGTGCCAATTTAA
- a CDS encoding glycoside hydrolase family 25 protein encodes MNRLASCSILALGALLLSACTTVDYDFSDVKKSGGSVARIAPPSGSVKAPRFGDRDPHDWTGKTPWHYPIHGTDVSKYQTNIDWSAVRASGISFAFIKATEGGDRVDDRFQEHWNGARQAGIRRSAYHFYYFCRPAIEQARWYIQNVPRDPSALPPVLDMEWNPQSPTCKLRPNAAVVRKEMRIFLQALEKHYGKRPIVYTTVDFFDDNDLRQMADYPFWLRSVAGHPDEKYGPHPWTFWQYTGTGSIPGIKGDADINVFAGDANSWKKWLESNKVR; translated from the coding sequence ATGAACCGTCTGGCCAGCTGCAGCATTCTCGCCCTCGGCGCTTTACTTCTCTCCGCCTGCACGACGGTGGATTACGACTTTTCCGACGTAAAGAAATCGGGCGGCTCGGTGGCCCGGATCGCACCGCCGTCCGGCTCGGTAAAGGCACCGCGCTTCGGTGATCGCGACCCGCACGACTGGACCGGTAAAACGCCCTGGCACTATCCGATCCACGGCACAGACGTTTCCAAATATCAGACCAACATTGACTGGAGCGCCGTGCGCGCCAGCGGCATTTCCTTCGCCTTCATCAAGGCAACTGAAGGCGGTGACCGTGTCGATGATCGTTTTCAGGAACACTGGAACGGCGCGCGCCAGGCGGGTATCCGACGCAGCGCCTATCATTTCTACTATTTCTGCCGTCCGGCCATCGAACAGGCCCGCTGGTATATCCAGAACGTGCCGCGTGATCCGAGCGCGCTTCCACCCGTTCTCGATATGGAGTGGAACCCGCAATCGCCAACCTGCAAGCTGCGCCCCAACGCAGCCGTTGTGCGCAAGGAAATGCGCATCTTCCTGCAGGCGCTGGAAAAGCATTACGGCAAACGCCCGATTGTTTACACGACGGTCGATTTCTTCGATGACAACGACTTGCGGCAGATGGCAGACTATCCGTTCTGGCTGCGCTCCGTTGCCGGTCATCCGGACGAGAAGTACGGCCCGCATCCGTGGACGTTCTGGCAATATACCGGCACCGGCTCCATTCCCGGCATTAAGGGCGACGCCGATATCAATGTCTTCGCAGGCGATGCCAACTCGTGGAAAAAGTGGCTGGAAAGCAACAAGGTCCGCTAA
- the rsmH gene encoding 16S rRNA (cytosine(1402)-N(4))-methyltransferase RsmH has translation MMASLGGDNSQAEGAEVRHVPVLIAEVIDALKPVSGAVIVDGTFGAGGYTRRILEAGADVIAIDRDPTAIEAGRAMEKQFPGRLDLVESRFSALDEAVSKVKGAGSKVDGVVLDIGVSSMQIDEAERGFSFQKDGPLDMRMSKKGPSAADVVNRLKTGDLARIFNFLGEERHAGRIARMIDKRRTAQPFTRTLDLANAIETLVGRNPKDRIHPATRVFQALRVYVNDELGELARALLAAERILKPGGRLVVVTFHSLEDRMVKRYFADRAGGSAGSRHLPETHVRLPSFTPAVKGAVGPTAEEEERNPRARSAKLRAGIRTENPPLEDDLSLFGLPKLPETNELARS, from the coding sequence ATGATGGCAAGCCTCGGCGGAGACAATTCTCAAGCCGAAGGGGCTGAAGTCCGTCACGTTCCGGTGCTGATCGCCGAAGTGATCGACGCCCTGAAGCCTGTATCTGGCGCAGTGATTGTCGATGGGACATTCGGTGCTGGCGGGTATACGCGTCGCATACTGGAAGCGGGAGCGGACGTGATCGCGATTGACCGCGATCCGACCGCAATCGAAGCCGGGCGGGCGATGGAAAAGCAGTTTCCGGGCCGGCTCGATCTGGTCGAGTCCCGGTTCTCTGCTCTTGATGAAGCAGTCTCGAAGGTTAAGGGAGCAGGCAGCAAGGTGGACGGCGTTGTGCTCGATATTGGCGTATCGTCGATGCAGATCGATGAGGCCGAGCGCGGCTTTTCCTTCCAGAAGGATGGTCCGCTCGACATGCGCATGTCGAAAAAAGGACCAAGCGCTGCCGATGTGGTGAACCGTCTCAAGACCGGTGATCTTGCCCGCATCTTCAATTTTCTGGGCGAAGAGCGCCATGCAGGCCGCATTGCACGCATGATCGACAAGCGCCGGACCGCACAGCCTTTCACGCGTACGCTCGATCTTGCCAATGCCATCGAAACGCTGGTGGGACGCAATCCGAAGGATCGCATCCATCCGGCGACGCGGGTTTTTCAGGCGCTGCGGGTCTATGTGAATGACGAGTTGGGCGAACTGGCGCGGGCGTTGCTTGCTGCCGAACGCATCCTGAAACCGGGCGGCCGGCTGGTTGTCGTGACCTTCCATTCGCTCGAAGACCGCATGGTGAAGCGCTATTTCGCTGACCGCGCCGGCGGTAGTGCCGGATCGCGTCATCTGCCGGAAACACATGTCCGTCTGCCGAGCTTTACGCCCGCGGTCAAGGGCGCTGTTGGCCCGACCGCAGAGGAAGAAGAACGAAATCCACGTGCGCGCTCGGCGAAGCTGCGCGCTGGAATAAGGACGGAAAATCCGCCACTGGAAGACGATTTATCGCTTTTCGGACTGCCCAAACTGCCCGAGACGAACGAACTGGCCCGGAGTTGA
- a CDS encoding DUF3419 family protein, translated as MTQQASADTILKQAVTQNSALSRAGFSERLFAWLFKGLVYPQIWEDPEVDMAALAIEPDHRIVTIASGGCNAMSYLTADPARVEAVDLNQAHVAFNRLKIAAVKNLPDYDAFYRFYGKADDKTNLAAYKRFIRPHLDSESRDYWEKRKWNGRQRISIFWRDLYRHGLLGVFIGMGHRVARLYGIDPRDILKARTMEEQRSFFDTALAPLFEKRMVRWATARKSSLFGLGIPPQQYDALATAGNGDMALVLRSRLEKLACGFPLTDNYFAWQAFGRGYSGNEETGPLPPYLSRSNFETVRARADRMTVQNASYTDFLAAKPAASVDRYILLDAQDWMNDEQLNALWSEITRTAAPNARVIFRTAAEPSLLPGRVAPQILDRWDYQADESRTLHDRDRSSIYGGFHLYALKDA; from the coding sequence ATGACACAGCAAGCATCAGCCGACACAATTCTAAAGCAGGCCGTGACCCAGAACAGCGCCCTCTCGCGGGCAGGCTTTTCTGAAAGGCTGTTTGCCTGGCTGTTCAAAGGGCTGGTCTATCCGCAGATATGGGAAGACCCGGAAGTTGATATGGCAGCTCTGGCTATAGAGCCGGACCACCGCATCGTCACCATCGCGTCCGGCGGATGCAATGCCATGTCCTACCTGACCGCCGATCCGGCACGTGTGGAGGCGGTCGATCTCAATCAGGCACACGTCGCGTTCAACCGGCTGAAGATTGCGGCTGTCAAAAACCTGCCCGACTACGATGCATTCTACCGATTTTACGGGAAAGCCGACGACAAGACCAATCTTGCCGCCTACAAGCGCTTCATCCGCCCGCATCTGGACAGCGAAAGCCGCGACTATTGGGAAAAACGCAAATGGAATGGCCGCCAGCGTATTTCCATTTTCTGGCGCGACCTCTATCGCCACGGCTTGCTTGGCGTCTTCATCGGCATGGGCCATCGCGTGGCGCGCCTCTACGGGATCGATCCGCGCGACATCTTGAAGGCGCGCACAATGGAAGAGCAGCGTAGCTTCTTCGACACGGCGCTTGCCCCGCTCTTTGAAAAACGCATGGTGCGCTGGGCCACGGCCCGCAAATCATCCCTTTTCGGACTGGGCATACCGCCACAGCAATATGATGCCCTTGCCACTGCAGGAAACGGCGACATGGCGCTTGTCCTGCGCAGCCGTCTTGAGAAACTCGCTTGCGGTTTCCCCCTTACCGACAATTATTTCGCCTGGCAGGCATTCGGGCGCGGCTATAGCGGCAATGAGGAGACCGGGCCTCTCCCGCCCTATCTGTCACGCTCCAATTTTGAAACAGTACGCGCACGCGCTGATCGCATGACCGTACAGAACGCAAGCTATACCGATTTTCTCGCTGCCAAGCCTGCGGCATCCGTCGACCGTTATATCCTGCTGGATGCGCAGGACTGGATGAATGACGAGCAGCTCAATGCCCTCTGGAGTGAAATCACCCGTACGGCAGCACCAAATGCCCGTGTCATCTTTCGTACCGCAGCCGAACCGAGTCTGCTTCCAGGACGGGTGGCACCGCAGATTCTGGATCGCTGGGACTATCAAGCGGACGAATCCCGCACCCTGCACGACCGCGATCGCTCGTCGATCTATGGCGGGTTCCATCTTTATGCGCTGAAGGATGCCTGA
- a CDS encoding class I SAM-dependent methyltransferase, translating to MSRSPWSVQGIDHANLMDRVYRRQRHFYDATRKYYLLGRDPMIAGLSVPKDGTVLEIGCGTGRNLIKAAENYPDAKLFGIDISAEMLDTARRAAERAGIEDRVRLDRADAAQFDPERLFGQAGFDRIFISYAVSMIPQWQSVIRESIRHLNAGGELHIVDFGDQARLPRWFGKALFQWLEWFHVTPRSDLFAVCDQLAQERSAVVEKRILYRGFAWITVVRSTMPPSATD from the coding sequence ATGTCGCGCAGCCCATGGAGCGTTCAGGGTATAGACCATGCCAACCTCATGGATCGGGTCTACCGTCGTCAGCGGCACTTCTATGACGCGACCCGCAAATACTATCTTCTGGGTCGCGACCCCATGATCGCAGGACTGTCCGTACCCAAGGACGGCACAGTTCTGGAGATCGGCTGCGGCACCGGCCGCAATCTGATAAAAGCTGCAGAAAACTACCCCGATGCAAAACTCTTCGGCATCGATATTTCAGCAGAAATGCTGGATACGGCACGCCGGGCGGCGGAGCGCGCTGGCATCGAAGATCGCGTCCGGCTTGATCGTGCGGATGCGGCCCAGTTCGATCCAGAACGACTGTTCGGGCAAGCCGGCTTCGACCGGATTTTCATTTCCTATGCCGTATCGATGATACCGCAATGGCAGTCGGTCATTCGTGAAAGCATCCGGCACCTCAATGCGGGCGGAGAATTGCATATCGTCGATTTTGGCGATCAGGCCCGGCTGCCGCGCTGGTTCGGAAAGGCACTCTTCCAATGGCTGGAATGGTTCCATGTCACACCGCGCAGCGACTTGTTCGCGGTTTGCGACCAGCTTGCGCAGGAACGCAGTGCTGTCGTTGAGAAGCGCATTCTTTATCGCGGCTTTGCCTGGATAACAGTTGTTCGTTCGACAATGCCACCCTCTGCCACAGATTAG
- a CDS encoding SDR family oxidoreductase, whose protein sequence is MSSLKDKVAIITGASSGIGRAAALLFAREGAAIVLNARGLAGLERVAEEIAAFGGKAHCVAGDVSEAETHEVLAAAAKDTFGGLDIAVNNAGTVGPIAPLAEIAPDDWAGVLAGNLTSAFMGARSQIPLMLERGGGSIVFTSTFVGTSVGIPGMSVYGTSKAALMGMVKGITADYGARGIRANALLPGGVDTPMGGDEKHKEWAAGLHAMKRIAQPEEIAQAALFLAGPMSSFVAGSALYADGGNAAVK, encoded by the coding sequence ATGTCCAGTTTGAAAGACAAGGTCGCAATCATCACCGGTGCATCGTCGGGAATAGGGCGGGCTGCTGCATTGCTTTTTGCCAGAGAGGGCGCAGCCATTGTGCTGAATGCTCGCGGACTTGCCGGTCTAGAACGTGTTGCGGAGGAGATCGCGGCGTTTGGCGGAAAGGCGCATTGTGTTGCTGGCGATGTCTCGGAAGCTGAAACGCATGAGGTACTTGCTGCGGCAGCGAAGGATACATTCGGCGGCCTTGATATAGCCGTCAACAATGCTGGCACGGTCGGCCCTATCGCGCCGCTTGCCGAAATCGCGCCCGATGATTGGGCGGGGGTGCTGGCAGGTAATCTGACCTCGGCGTTTATGGGAGCGAGATCACAAATCCCTCTGATGCTTGAAAGGGGTGGAGGCTCGATTGTCTTCACCTCGACATTTGTCGGCACGAGCGTCGGCATTCCGGGCATGTCGGTTTACGGAACCTCGAAGGCAGCTCTCATGGGTATGGTGAAGGGCATAACCGCCGATTACGGCGCCCGTGGTATCCGGGCAAATGCGCTCTTGCCGGGTGGTGTCGATACGCCGATGGGCGGAGATGAAAAGCACAAGGAATGGGCTGCAGGCCTGCATGCGATGAAACGGATCGCCCAGCCCGAAGAAATCGCTCAGGCCGCGCTGTTTCTGGCAGGCCCGATGTCGAGTTTTGTCGCGGGTTCGGCGCTTTACGCCGATGGCGGCAATGCGGCGGTGAAGTAA
- a CDS encoding peptidoglycan D,D-transpeptidase FtsI family protein, whose protein sequence is MRLRLFGKKNMQADDGVEPVGDEKLAGNMAFVGSRKKHGNRARNRLWMAIACFVGIYGVMGGKLIYFGVIGGENEDNAGPAVHQLASRPDILDRNGEILATDIKTASLYAEPRKIVDPDETIEMLSTVLPDLDWEATYKRLKSGAGFVWIKRGLTPRQQSQIMALGVPGIGFRTEKRRFYPGGPTASHILGLVNVDNQGIAGMEKYIDSQGLTDLRSVGLATGQSLEPVRLSIDIRVQHIMRDVLVKAMERYRAIAAGAVVLNVKTGEVIAMASVPDFDPNNPVHALDKDRLNRMSAGTYEMGSTIKSFTTAMALDSGKFNLQSKLDASRPLVFGRQTIRDFHGKGRWLTLPEVFIFSSNIGSGREADAVGIEGHRAFLKKIGLLDRMQTELPEVARPVEPRVWKKVHSMTISFGHGMMTTPLQTAVGAAALMNGGKLMEPTFLMRTQAQADQVAKQVIHPQVSADMRYLYRLNATAQGGSGKRATVPGYRVGGKTGTAEKVVHGRYSKDVRFNAFLASFPMDDPTYVVLTIIDEPKPEEGKFSATAGLNAAPMVSEIIRRSASFLGVKPDFQLEAQPAMVSNLSGKPDFQQEVPPAMVSNEYD, encoded by the coding sequence ATGCGGCTGAGACTTTTCGGGAAAAAGAATATGCAGGCAGATGACGGTGTTGAGCCGGTTGGCGATGAAAAGCTGGCCGGCAACATGGCGTTTGTCGGCTCGCGCAAAAAGCATGGCAACCGCGCGCGCAATCGTCTCTGGATGGCGATCGCCTGCTTTGTCGGCATCTATGGTGTGATGGGTGGCAAGCTCATCTATTTCGGTGTCATCGGCGGCGAAAATGAGGATAATGCAGGCCCGGCGGTTCACCAGCTCGCGTCGCGCCCGGATATTCTCGACCGTAACGGCGAAATCCTCGCGACCGACATCAAGACTGCTTCGCTCTATGCGGAGCCGCGCAAGATCGTCGATCCCGACGAAACCATCGAAATGCTGTCGACGGTGCTGCCCGATCTTGATTGGGAAGCGACATATAAGCGTTTGAAAAGTGGCGCCGGTTTCGTCTGGATCAAGCGTGGACTGACGCCCCGCCAGCAGAGCCAGATCATGGCGCTCGGCGTGCCGGGCATCGGCTTCCGTACGGAAAAGCGCCGCTTCTATCCGGGTGGCCCGACCGCGTCGCATATCCTCGGTCTCGTCAATGTCGACAATCAGGGCATTGCGGGCATGGAGAAATATATCGACAGTCAGGGGCTGACCGATCTGCGTTCTGTCGGCCTTGCGACCGGACAGTCGCTGGAGCCGGTGCGCCTCTCGATCGATATTCGTGTACAGCACATCATGCGTGACGTACTCGTCAAGGCCATGGAACGCTACCGGGCAATTGCTGCCGGTGCTGTGGTGCTGAACGTCAAGACCGGCGAAGTGATCGCCATGGCATCGGTGCCGGATTTTGATCCGAACAACCCGGTCCATGCTCTGGACAAGGACCGCCTGAACCGCATGTCGGCAGGCACCTATGAAATGGGTTCGACCATCAAGAGCTTTACCACGGCGATGGCGCTCGATTCCGGTAAGTTCAACCTGCAGTCGAAACTCGATGCCAGCCGTCCGCTGGTGTTCGGTCGCCAGACGATCCGTGACTTCCACGGCAAGGGCCGCTGGTTGACGCTGCCGGAAGTCTTCATCTTCTCGTCTAATATCGGTTCGGGCCGCGAGGCGGATGCCGTTGGCATTGAAGGCCATCGCGCATTCCTGAAGAAGATCGGCCTTCTCGACCGCATGCAGACGGAGTTGCCGGAAGTGGCGCGTCCCGTTGAACCGCGTGTGTGGAAGAAGGTCCATTCGATGACCATTTCGTTCGGCCACGGCATGATGACGACGCCGTTGCAGACGGCGGTCGGTGCGGCTGCGCTGATGAATGGCGGCAAGCTGATGGAGCCGACTTTCCTGATGCGCACGCAGGCTCAGGCTGATCAGGTGGCCAAGCAGGTCATTCATCCACAGGTTTCTGCGGATATGCGTTACCTCTATCGCCTCAATGCGACCGCCCAGGGCGGCTCCGGCAAGCGGGCCACTGTTCCGGGCTATCGCGTCGGCGGCAAGACCGGTACGGCGGAAAAGGTGGTGCATGGCCGCTATTCGAAGGATGTGCGCTTCAACGCATTTCTGGCGTCATTTCCGATGGATGATCCGACCTATGTCGTGCTGACCATCATCGACGAGCCGAAGCCGGAAGAAGGCAAGTTCAGCGCAACCGCGGGTCTCAATGCAGCACCGATGGTTTCGGAGATCATCCGCCGGTCTGCTTCGTTCCTCGGCGTGAAGCCCGATTTCCAACTCGAAGCCCAGCCAGCAATGGTTAGCAATTTAAGCGGCAAGCCTGATTTTCAACAGGAAGTGCCGCCAGCAATGGTTTCCAACGAATACGACTGA
- the ftsL gene encoding cell division protein FtsL — MLRTFDIIMIAAMLVAATVTYTIKYDAEKQIAVIAKLKRQIDSEKDTITLLRADWALMTQPGRLQSLVGVYEKELNLQPIEAEQLVLGVHEIPERPVDDIQKIISGSDELLASGVLEKDAITTGSVKKSGARH, encoded by the coding sequence GTGCTGCGTACTTTCGACATCATCATGATAGCGGCGATGCTGGTGGCGGCGACCGTCACCTACACGATCAAATATGACGCGGAAAAGCAGATCGCGGTGATCGCCAAGCTGAAGCGACAGATCGACTCCGAAAAGGACACGATCACGCTCTTGCGCGCCGACTGGGCATTGATGACCCAGCCTGGTCGCCTGCAAAGTCTCGTTGGTGTCTACGAAAAGGAACTCAACCTCCAGCCGATCGAAGCCGAACAGCTTGTGCTGGGTGTCCACGAAATTCCGGAACGTCCGGTTGACGATATCCAGAAGATCATCTCCGGCAGCGACGAACTGCTTGCAAGCGGCGTGCTTGAAAAGGATGCCATCACGACCGGCAGCGTCAAGAAAAGCGGGGCGAGGCACTGA